One window from the genome of Pararhizobium gei encodes:
- a CDS encoding 50S ribosomal protein L25/general stress protein Ctc: MSHASYELKAETRERVGKGSSRELRRNGLIPAVIYGDKQQPISIALSTKEVTRRIHAGGFMTTIATIEVGGEKIRVLPKDYQLDPVRDFTMHVDFLRVSKDSTVTVEVPVHFVNEELSPGLKVGGVLNIVRHEVELVVSADAIPEFLTADLSGLKLGDGIHISNIKLPNGATPVITDRDFTIATIATPAGGVSEEEETASE; the protein is encoded by the coding sequence ATGAGCCACGCATCTTACGAGCTCAAGGCCGAAACGCGCGAACGGGTTGGTAAGGGGTCCTCCCGTGAACTTCGCCGCAACGGTCTTATTCCTGCTGTCATCTACGGTGACAAGCAACAGCCGATTTCCATCGCCCTCTCCACGAAGGAAGTCACCCGGAGAATTCACGCCGGTGGTTTCATGACCACGATCGCCACCATTGAAGTTGGTGGCGAAAAGATCCGCGTCCTGCCGAAGGACTACCAGCTGGATCCGGTCCGTGACTTCACCATGCATGTCGACTTCCTGCGCGTGTCCAAGGACTCGACCGTGACCGTCGAAGTTCCGGTTCACTTCGTCAACGAAGAACTGTCCCCCGGCCTCAAGGTCGGCGGCGTTCTCAACATCGTTCGCCATGAAGTTGAACTGGTTGTTTCCGCTGATGCAATTCCGGAGTTCCTGACGGCCGATCTTTCCGGCCTGAAGCTGGGCGACGGCATTCACATCTCCAACATCAAGCTGCCGAACGGCGCGACACCGGTCATTACCGATCGCGACTTCACCATCGCCACCATTGCCACCCCGGCCGGCGGTGTTTCGGAAGAAGAAGAGACAGCGTCCGAGTAA